A part of Cannabis sativa cultivar Pink pepper isolate KNU-18-1 chromosome 6, ASM2916894v1, whole genome shotgun sequence genomic DNA contains:
- the LOC115694949 gene encoding uncharacterized protein LOC115694949, with amino-acid sequence MVENALDLHLPPRMKLFRWRVCHNWLPAKTNLCHRGMNISPVCDLCGSHAETLPHALWNCDKVKAVWKLLPWYKHCGKLGDGSMFNLLTALREKLSRSEFEDSLKIMWAIWENRNRKWNKLPVMNGAQVLDLVFIAYPNSNSNPSDDVKNRVASPSNPTHWQAPHWGRICANCDAAMNPNQIGVGIGFLWPDWNGKVLTAGIVYIPSSCLVLVAEAWAILEAIKGRPSTDTRPFEIQSDCKAVVEAIKNQDNQLSVAGTLLHQIKSRLEDSNEANISFVNRNHNECANMLARKCLATKTSQFFAHSIPEWLAKLCKADCSNIV; translated from the coding sequence ATGGTGGAAAATGCTTTGGATTTGCATCTGCCTCCGAGGATGAAGCTATTTAGGTGGCGGGTCTGCCACAATTGGCTGCCAGCAAAAACTAACTTGTGTCATCGAGGTATGAATATTAGCCCTGTTTGTGATCTTTGTGGAAGTCATGCTGAAACCCTTCCTCATGCATTGTGGAATTGTGATAAAGTAAAAGCTGTGTGGAAACTTCTTCCTTGGTACAAACATTGTGGGAAGTTGGGTGATGGGTCAATGTTTAATCTTTTGACAGCTTTAAGGGAGAAGCTCTCAAGGAGTGAGTTTGAAGACTCTCTTAAGATCATGTGGGCTATATGGGAGAATCGCAACAGAAAATGGAATAAGCTCCCTGTTATGAATGGGGCTCAGGTGTTAGATTTGGTGTTCATAGCTTATCCGAATTCAAATAGCAACCCAAGTGATGATGTAAAGAATAGGGTGGCTTCCCCATCTAACCCGACGCATTGGCAGGCTCCTCATTGGGGAAGAATTTGCGCAAACTGTGATGCTGCGATGAATCCTAATCAAATTGGAGTGGGTATAGGCTTTTTATGGCCTGACTGGAACGGGAAAGTGCTTACTGCTGGGATTGTTTACATCCCCAGTAGCTGTTTGGTGCTTGTGGCTGAGGCTTGGGCCATTCTGGAAGCTATAAAGGGACGACCGAGTACAGATACCAGACCCTTCGAGATCCAGTCGGATTGTAAAGCTGTGGTGGAAGCGATCAAGAACCAGGACAACCAACTGAGTGTTGCTGGAACACTTCTTCATCAAATAAAGTCTCGGTTGGAGGATTCTAATGAAGCTAATATCAGTTTTGTAAATAGAAATCATAACGAATGTGCTAATATGTTAGCTAGGAAATGCCTAGCTACTAAAACCTCACAATTTTTTGCTCATTCTATCCCTGAATGGTTGGCCAAGCTTTGTAAGGCTGACTGTTCTAATATTGTGTAG
- the LOC115695731 gene encoding calmodulin-like protein 5 — protein MLSLVITVHAVCGVKKKIPKVQHKTAYQLPSNDALTLTLNYSLNSHKILITRQKFLYLRFFFPFPFFFFFFFLIFSSLVLFKKRKKMVLHILLLVILFIVGLFNLYFYVPTKKIYVWIQSLFISTNSSGRSTSASSKTSIDKSLLSPNKEKKMVNNNRKDELRKVFSTFDKNSDGFITKQELMESLRNIRIFMTEKEVEEMVLKLDANGDGLIDFEEFGLLCESMTGGEQGKDEVNGNESLFENEEDLKEAFDVFDRDKDGRISVEELGSILYSLGLKEGKKMENCKEMIKKVDMDGDGMVNFEEFKSMMKSGGQLLLPSSC, from the coding sequence ATGTTGTCATTAGTTATTACAGTTCACGCGGTTTGtggggttaaaaaaaaaataccaaaagtACAACACAAAACCGCGTATCAACTTCCATCAAATGATGCTCTAACTCTAACTCTAAACTATTCATTAAACTCCCATAAAATTCTCATAACCAGACAAAAATTTCTCTACCTTAGGTTCTTCTTCCCCtttcccttcttcttcttcttcttctttcttatcttttcttctttggttttattcaaaaaaagaaaaaaaatggtttTACATATATTGTTACTAGTCATATTGTTCATTGTTGGTTTATTTAATTTGTACTTCTATGTTCCCACCAAGAAAATCTATGTTTGGATTCAATCCTTGTTCATCTCAACTAATAGTAGTGGTAGAAGTACTAGTGCTTCATCAAAAACTTCAATTGATAAATCATTGTTATCTCCCAACAAAGAGAAGAAGATGGTCAACAACAACAGGAAGGATGAGCTTAGAAAAGTATTTTCCACCTTTGATAAGAACAGTGATGGGTTCATAACAAAGCAAGAGCTGATGGAATCTTTGAGGAACATAAGAATTTTCATGACAGAGAAAGAGGTAGAAGAAATGGTGTTAAAATTGGATGCTAATGGAGATGGTTTGATTGACTTTGAAGAGTTTGGTTTGCTTTGTGAGTCCATGACTGGTGGTGAGCAAGGGAAAGATGAAGTGAATGGGAATGAAAGCTTATTTGAAAATGAAGAGGATTTAAAGGAGGCTTTTGATGTGTTTGATAGAGATAAAGATGGGAGGATTTCTGTTGAGGAGTTGGGTTCTATTTTATATTCTTTGGGATTGAAAGAAGGGAAAAAGATGGAGAATTGTAAAGAGATGATTAAGAAGGTTGATATGGATGGAGATGGAATGGTAAACTTTGAAGAGTTCAAGAGCATGATGAAAAGTGGAGGCCAGCTTCTCTTACCCTCTTCTTGTTAG
- the LOC115725338 gene encoding uncharacterized protein LOC115725338 has protein sequence MSAIVCGKRSIFEELPTTPSVSKRIRFSSSSTSPSSSPARFSPPKSFSVSVSASNQYPFGTSSQSLHFIDCLKGLFPDMDPQLLERAVEECGDDLDSAIRSLNELRLGSACQNSGSAAGTSDVAAAAEGNVQQQSQVTINGVVPIGEENLPKDGADWVELFVREMMTASDMDDAKARASRVLEVLEKSIYTRASAEVAQTIHQENVVLKEQVGVLMQENAILKRAVSIQHDRHKEFENKNQELQQLKQLVSQYQEQLRTLEVNNYALTMHLKQAQQGNSIPGRFHPDVF, from the exons ATGTCTGCCATAGTGTGTGGGAAGAGATCCATTTTTGAAGAGTTGCCCACTACGCCTTCAGTTTCTAAGAGAATcagattttcttcttcttcaacctcTCCTTCGTCTTCACCTGCCCGTTTTTCTCCTCCGAAATCTTTCTCTGTCTCAGTCTCAGCCTCCAACCAATACCCCTTCGGAACTTCTTCGCAATCCCTTCATTTCATTGATTGTCTAAAGGGGCTTTTCCCGGATATGGACCCCCAG CTTCTGGAGAGAGCAGTTGAAGAATGTGGAGATGATTTGGATTCAGCTATTAGAAGTTTGAATGAGTTACGATTAGGATCTGCTTGCCAAAATTCAGGCTCTGCTGCAGGCACATCAGATGTAGCAGCAGCAGCAGAAGGAAATGTTCAACAACAATCACAAG TGACAATCAATGGAGTTGTTCCAATTGGGGAGGAAAATCTTCCGAAGGATGGCGCAGATTGGGTGGAGCTTTTTGTTAGAGAGATGATGACTGCATCTGACATGGATGACGCCAAAGCTCGTGCATCAAGAGTGCTCGAGGTTTTGGAGAAATCCATCTATACACGTGCAAGTGCAGAAGTGGCCCAAACTATCCATCAG gAAAATGTTGTGTTGAAGGAACAAGTAGGTGTACTTATGCAGGAAAATGCAATTCTTAAGCGAGCTGTGTCTATTCAGCACGATCGTCACAAAGAATTTGAAAATAAGAACCAAGAGTTGCAGCAATTAAAGCAACTGGTGTCCCAGTATCAAGAGCAATTGAGAACACTGGAG GTGAACAACTATGCACTAACCATGCACCTCAAGCAGGCTCAGCAAGGCAACTCCATTCCCGGGCGATTTCACCCTGATGTTTTCTGA